AGGCCGGAAGGCGTGGCCCGGAAACCGGCGTCCCGTAGAACGTCCGCCAGCTCCGAGGTCAGTGCTTGCTCGCCGTCCGCTCGCTGGACCGACAGCTGACCCAGCCAGCCTTCCCGGACCGCGGCCGACAGCGCCTGCGCCGCGTCCGACAACGGTTGCCGTTCCTCCGTGAAACTCAGCAGCGACCTGCCTCCTCGCTCGACGTACAACGCCGGAACTCCGTCCACCAGCACCGCCAGCGCCCCGGCCTTGCGCGCCGGACGGTGTTTCGTGTCGCCCGTCGCGGCCGGCCAGGGGAGCGCCGCGCCGTATGGCTGGGCCGGGTCCGCGGCCGCCAGCACCACCGCGCGGCCGGGCTCCGGGCGGCCCGGGCCCGACAGCGCGCGCAGCCGGTCCACCGCCCCCTTCGCCGCGAACTGGGCCGCGCCGAGGCCTTCGACGACGTAGCCGCGGATCACCTGGCCGGTGTCCTCCATGCCGCGGAGCACCTTGTAGATCCCCGAGAACCCGCCGGTGACGCGTTCGGTGTCGAGCGCGCCGCGGGTCAGGACGCCGTGGCGCTCCAGGAACGCCTCCGTCCGCGCGTGGGCGCGCCGGGTCGCGTCGGTTTCGCGGGTCGGGGTCAGCGCCCAGCGGCCGGCGACCGTCGGCGGCCCCGACCGTGACGGCATCTGCGGCCGCCCCGCCCGCAACCGCGCGTACCGGCCGCGAGGTGCCTGGCGCCGCGGCTTGTGCGCGCCGTGCCCGGCCACCTGGGCCCGCAACGGCCCCAGCGTGTCGCCCGTCACCAGCCCCGCCCACACCAGGTCCCACAGCGCCGCCACGACTTCGGCGTCGTTCGGCGCCTTGTCCACCAGCACGCTCGCGCGGTCCACCAGCTGGCGGAAGAACAGCGCCCCACCCTCCAAAGTGGACACGAGCGCGTCGTGCAGCGGACCGGTCGGGATGTCCTCGACGACTTCCGGCAGCAGCAGGTCGGCGACGTCCGTGGGGGCGAGGGCGATCCAGCCGTCCCCGCCGGACAGCGCGCCGCAGCCCGCCCACGTGACCTCGCCCGCGGTCGTCAGCTCGTCCAGCAGCGCGGGCGAGTAACCCGGCAGCCGGCCGGGCAGGATCAGCGACTCGACCGCGCTCGCCGGCAACGGCGCCCCGGCGAGCTGCTCGACCACCGACAGCACGTCGTCCGCAGTCGGCGCCGCCCGGACGCGGCCACCGAACCCGTGCCACGACGGCAGGAACCGGCCCAGCGCCGCCGGTTCGACCGGCTCCACCTCGGCCCGCAGTTTCGCCAGCGACGCCCGCCGCAGCCGGCGGAGTACCGCGGAATCGCAGTACTCGACACCTACACCGTGCGTGTCCGGATGCCCGATCGGGCTCAGCTCGCCACGCACCAAGCGGCCTTCGCCGGTCATCCGGTCGAGGACGCCGGTGACGACCGCCATGCCCAGTCCGAACCGCTCGGCCACGGTCGCCGCCGCGAACGGCCCGCGGCTGCGCGCGTAGCGCGACAGCAGATCGCCGAGCGGATCCGCGACCGGTTCGGTGAACGCCTCGGGCACACCGACCGGCAGCGCGGTGCCCAGTGCGTCGCGGACCCGGCCGGAGTCTTCGATCGCCAGGAACCGTTCCGTGCCGCCGATCCGGACCCGGATCGCCCGCCGCGCCGCCTCCAGCTCGGTGAGCCACTCCGGCTGGATCCCGCGTTCGGCCGCCTCTTCGACGGTCAGGTCGCCGAGGAACCGCAGCAGGTCGGCGGCGTCCTCCGCGGAGCGGGCGTGCCGATCGGGGTCGAGCCGCTGCAGCGACCGTTCCACCTCGCGCACGGCCTCCGGGTCGAGCAGCTCCCGGATCGCCTCCGTGCCCAGCAGCTCGGCCAGCAGCGCCGAGTCCAGTGACAAGGCCGCCGCCCGCCGCTCGGCCAGCGGCGCGTCGGTCTCGTACAGGAACATCCCGACGTAGCCGAACAGCAGGCTGCGCGCGAACGGCGACGCGGCCGGCGTCTCGACCTCCACCAGCCGGACCTTCCGGGCCCGGACGTCGGCCATCAGTTCGCGCAGCCCGCTCACGTCGTAGACGTCCTGCAGGACCTCCCGCATCGCTTCGAGGACGACCGGGAACCGTTCGTACTTCGACGCGACCGACAGCAGCTGCGACGCGCGTTGCCGTTGCTGCCACAGCGGAGTGCGGCGCCGCGGGTCCCGGCGCGGCAGCAGCAGCGACCTCGCCGCGCACTCCCGGAACCGGGCCGCGAACACGGCCGAGCCGCCGACCTCCGCGACGATCAGCTGCTCGACCTCCTCGGGATCGAGCAGGATGTCGTCGGCGCCGATCGTGACGTCGCCGCCCTCGGCGTCGAGCGCGTCCGGCAGGCGCAGCACGATGCCGTCGTCGGAGTGCGCGACCTGCGCGTCGACCCCGCGGTTTTCCCGCAGCCGCGCGGCGATCGCCAGGGCCCACGGCGCGTTCACCTGCGCGCCGAACGGCGAGTGCACGATGATCCGCCAGTCGCCCAGCTCGTCCCGGTAGCGCTCCAGCAGGAGCGTCCGGTCGTTCGGCACGTGCCGGGTGGCGGCCTTCTGTTCGGTCAGGTAGGCGAGGAGGTTGTCGCACGCGCGCTCGTCCAGCCCCGCCGCGGCGGCTCGCTCGCGCGCCTTCACATCATCCGATGTGGACAGTTCGCGGACGAACTTCCCCAGCGCCCGGCCGAGTTCCAGCGGACGACCCGGCGCGTCGCCCTTCCAGAACGGCATCCGTGCCGGTTCGCCCGGCGCGGGCACCACGATGACCCGGTCGTGCGTGATGTCGGTGATCCGCCACGACGACGTGCCGAGCAGGATGGTGTCGCCGACGCGCGACTCGTACACCATCTCCTCGTCGAACTCGCCGACGCGGGAACCGGGTTTGTCGTCCCCGCCCGGCGTCATCACGGTGAACAGGCCGCGATCCGGGATGGTGCCGCCGGAGGTGACGGCCAGCCGCTGCGAGCCGGGCCGCCCGCGCAGCTCGCCGGCGATGCGGTCCCAGGTGATCCGGGCCCGCAGCTCGCCGAACTCCTCGCTCGGGTACCGGCCGGCGAGCATGTCGAGCACCGCGTGCAGTGCGTCGTCCGGCAGC
The window above is part of the Amycolatopsis camponoti genome. Proteins encoded here:
- a CDS encoding DEAD/DEAH box helicase; the encoded protein is MMDDVAVDVLDLFSPATRDWFAGAFAAPTAAQEGAWRAAHAGEHALVVAPTGSGKTLSAFLWALDRLSVEPPPAEATKRCRILYVSPLKALAVDVQRNLRAPLAGISQASRRLGLPVPEIEVGMRTGDTTAAERRSFTKTPPDVLVTTPESLFLILTSSARESLRGVETVIVDEVHAVAGGKRGAHLALSLERLDSLLPKPAQRIGLSATVRPVDEVSAFLAGGRPVRVVQPKLAKTIEVRVEVPVEDMSNLDAPRGGPAPSPLDALESLESLTEAFPPGDIAPGGLGTLEEIAGNPVQRPSIWPAVEERVLSLIRSHRSTIVFANSRRLTERMTARLNELAAEQTELTPEDSFPAEAVGQSGVSTGAPPVIARAHHGSMSREQRTRVEEDLKSGRLPCVVATSSLELGIDMGAVDLVVQIEAPPTVASGLQRVGRAGHQVGAVSSGVMFPKFRGDLVSCAVVAERMATGAIEAVRYPRNPLDVLAQHVVAMVALEPWTVTDLASLVRRAAPFASLPDDALHAVLDMLAGRYPSEEFGELRARITWDRIAGELRGRPGSQRLAVTSGGTIPDRGLFTVMTPGGDDKPGSRVGEFDEEMVYESRVGDTILLGTSSWRITDITHDRVIVVPAPGEPARMPFWKGDAPGRPLELGRALGKFVRELSTSDDVKARERAAAAGLDERACDNLLAYLTEQKAATRHVPNDRTLLLERYRDELGDWRIIVHSPFGAQVNAPWALAIAARLRENRGVDAQVAHSDDGIVLRLPDALDAEGGDVTIGADDILLDPEEVEQLIVAEVGGSAVFAARFRECAARSLLLPRRDPRRRTPLWQQRQRASQLLSVASKYERFPVVLEAMREVLQDVYDVSGLRELMADVRARKVRLVEVETPAASPFARSLLFGYVGMFLYETDAPLAERRAAALSLDSALLAELLGTEAIRELLDPEAVREVERSLQRLDPDRHARSAEDAADLLRFLGDLTVEEAAERGIQPEWLTELEAARRAIRVRIGGTERFLAIEDSGRVRDALGTALPVGVPEAFTEPVADPLGDLLSRYARSRGPFAAATVAERFGLGMAVVTGVLDRMTGEGRLVRGELSPIGHPDTHGVGVEYCDSAVLRRLRRASLAKLRAEVEPVEPAALGRFLPSWHGFGGRVRAAPTADDVLSVVEQLAGAPLPASAVESLILPGRLPGYSPALLDELTTAGEVTWAGCGALSGGDGWIALAPTDVADLLLPEVVEDIPTGPLHDALVSTLEGGALFFRQLVDRASVLVDKAPNDAEVVAALWDLVWAGLVTGDTLGPLRAQVAGHGAHKPRRQAPRGRYARLRAGRPQMPSRSGPPTVAGRWALTPTRETDATRRAHARTEAFLERHGVLTRGALDTERVTGGFSGIYKVLRGMEDTGQVIRGYVVEGLGAAQFAAKGAVDRLRALSGPGRPEPGRAVVLAAADPAQPYGAALPWPAATGDTKHRPARKAGALAVLVDGVPALYVERGGRSLLSFTEERQPLSDAAQALSAAVREGWLGQLSVQRADGEQALTSELADVLRDAGFRATPSGLRLRA